One genomic segment of Pseudomonadota bacterium includes these proteins:
- a CDS encoding GNAT family N-acetyltransferase, translating into MRLDCGSCVVRDWDLADKPSLLRFANNRKIWRNLTHRFPHPYTEADADSWFSRLAGRAGQFNWAIEVDQLAVGGIGTDRGEGVYAKGARFGYWLCEPYWGRGITTAAVRAVVDHVFSRFDLVRLEAPVFEWNPASMRVLEKCGFVREGVLRKSIEKDGQIIDAVLYTRLR; encoded by the coding sequence ATGCGCCTCGATTGTGGATCCTGCGTGGTCAGGGATTGGGATCTTGCCGACAAGCCGTCGCTGCTGCGCTTCGCGAATAACCGCAAGATCTGGCGCAATCTCACGCATCGGTTTCCGCATCCGTACACCGAGGCTGATGCGGACTCCTGGTTTTCCCGGCTCGCGGGGAGGGCGGGGCAGTTCAACTGGGCGATCGAAGTCGACCAGCTGGCTGTCGGTGGCATCGGCACGGACCGGGGCGAGGGTGTGTACGCGAAGGGCGCGCGGTTCGGCTACTGGTTATGCGAGCCGTACTGGGGCCGCGGCATCACGACGGCCGCGGTGCGCGCGGTCGTCGATCACGTCTTCAGCCGTTTCGACCTGGTGCGGCTCGAGGCACCGGTGTTCGAGTGGAACCCGGCGTCGATGCGGGTGCTCGAGAAATGCGGTTTCGTCCGGGAAGGTGTGCTGCGCAAGAGTATCGAGAAGGACGGGCAGATCATCGACGCGGTTCTGTACACACGTCTGCGTTGA
- a CDS encoding SRPBCC family protein, whose product MPGTVRLHRVLRTKPEKVFKAFTHADGLAKWLPPFGFTCKVHHLDAKVGGTFKMSFHNFSTGNGHSFGGEYLELVPGALIRYTDKFDDPNLPGAMQVTVSLKAVSCGTDVSIVQEGIPDVIPTEMCYLGWQESLVQLAHLVEPDIPD is encoded by the coding sequence ATGCCAGGTACCGTTCGTTTACATCGCGTGCTTCGCACCAAGCCCGAGAAAGTATTCAAGGCATTCACTCATGCCGACGGTCTGGCCAAGTGGCTGCCGCCGTTCGGTTTCACCTGCAAGGTGCATCACCTCGATGCAAAGGTGGGCGGCACGTTCAAGATGTCGTTCCACAACTTCTCGACCGGAAACGGCCATTCCTTCGGTGGCGAATATCTCGAGCTCGTGCCGGGAGCGCTGATCCGTTACACGGACAAGTTCGACGATCCGAATCTGCCTGGCGCCATGCAGGTGACGGTGTCGCTGAAGGCGGTGTCGTGCGGCACGGATGTGTCGATCGTCCAGGAAGGCATTCCGGACGTCATTCCCACCGAGATGTGTTACCTCGGCTGGCAGGAATCGCTGGTGCAGCTCGCGCATCTGGTCGAGCCCGATATTCCGGATTGA
- a CDS encoding DUF2834 domain-containing protein — MKILYAILAVAGAVIPYSQFIPWAADHGLNVKEFVLELFRWT, encoded by the coding sequence GTGAAAATCCTCTACGCAATCCTGGCGGTCGCGGGCGCGGTCATTCCCTACAGCCAATTCATCCCGTGGGCTGCCGATCACGGGCTGAACGTGAAAGAATTCGTGCTCGAGCTGTTCCGATGGACATAG
- a CDS encoding ankyrin repeat domain-containing protein, with product MPAQAQAESFRLAIERGDPRAVEAALQSDPGLANRTIRWYLKQQNESAPLHYVSDCVGNTWLTNGTEGEIAQLLVEHGAQIDGTPGRESPLIAAASLGASRVAKVLIDAGANLELTSIFGARALHWAAWTGAVPTVELLLGRGAAMEERCSEFGATPLFWAVHGYGPRGTQDKGGQVAAARALIEAGARVATANKYGESALEMSKRCARQDMYELLVRAG from the coding sequence GTGCCGGCGCAGGCGCAAGCAGAGTCTTTTCGTCTCGCCATCGAGCGTGGCGATCCGCGCGCGGTGGAAGCGGCGCTGCAGTCCGACCCGGGACTCGCCAACCGCACCATCCGCTGGTATCTCAAACAGCAGAACGAATCCGCTCCGCTGCACTACGTTTCGGACTGCGTCGGCAACACGTGGCTGACCAACGGCACGGAGGGCGAGATCGCGCAACTGCTCGTCGAGCACGGCGCGCAGATCGATGGCACTCCCGGCCGGGAATCTCCGCTGATCGCGGCTGCATCGCTCGGCGCCAGCCGCGTGGCGAAGGTGCTCATCGATGCGGGCGCGAATCTCGAACTCACATCCATCTTCGGCGCGCGGGCGTTGCACTGGGCGGCCTGGACCGGCGCCGTGCCGACCGTCGAACTGCTGCTCGGGCGCGGCGCCGCGATGGAAGAACGGTGTTCCGAATTCGGGGCGACGCCCCTGTTCTGGGCCGTGCACGGATATGGCCCGCGAGGGACCCAGGACAAGGGCGGGCAGGTGGCCGCTGCGCGCGCGCTCATCGAAGCCGGCGCACGGGTTGCAACGGCCAACAAGTACGGCGAATCTGCGCTCGAGATGTCGAAGCGCTGTGCCAGGCAGGACATGTACGAGTTGCTCGTTCGGGCTGGGTAG
- a CDS encoding GNAT family N-acetyltransferase: MVGDPHNFELRQVEGAQLVARARELFREYAEAIGTDLEYQGFSAELASSPAPYAPPAGALLIAQDGPELAGCVAMRPLDGSTGEMKRLYVRAGYRGSGLGRILVEAVVDAARRADYRELRLDTLPDMAAAQALYRRLGFVDIHPYGEKHLPGTKFFSLALSR, encoded by the coding sequence ATGGTTGGCGATCCACACAATTTCGAGCTCCGCCAGGTCGAAGGTGCGCAACTGGTTGCGCGAGCGCGCGAACTGTTCCGCGAATATGCCGAGGCGATCGGCACCGACCTCGAGTACCAGGGGTTTTCAGCGGAGCTCGCCTCGTCGCCGGCGCCTTATGCGCCTCCGGCGGGCGCGTTGCTCATCGCGCAGGATGGCCCGGAGTTGGCAGGCTGCGTTGCCATGCGGCCGCTGGATGGCAGCACTGGCGAAATGAAGCGCTTGTACGTGCGCGCCGGGTACCGTGGTTCGGGGCTTGGCAGGATCCTGGTCGAGGCGGTCGTTGACGCGGCGCGCCGTGCGGACTATCGGGAGCTGCGGCTGGACACCTTGCCGGACATGGCGGCGGCGCAGGCGCTGTATCGGCGGCTCGGGTTCGTCGACATCCATCCGTACGGTGAAAAACATCTTCCTGGTACGAAGTTTTTTTCCTTGGCATTGTCCCGGTGA
- a CDS encoding thioesterase family protein, protein MYSKTLYAGWSDMDFNSHMRNTAYLDKSADVRQMFLMEHGFPMEEFVRLKIGPVVMKDEVEYFREVGLQQQITVTYVLAGQSDDGSRFLLRHEIFRSDGKLSARVTSAGGWLDLNERKLIAPPPALLAAMNSLERTGDFVVMPSSVKSRG, encoded by the coding sequence ATGTATTCGAAGACTCTGTACGCCGGCTGGAGCGACATGGATTTCAACTCCCACATGCGCAACACGGCCTATCTGGACAAGTCGGCCGACGTGCGCCAGATGTTCCTGATGGAACACGGTTTCCCGATGGAGGAATTCGTCCGCCTGAAGATAGGTCCGGTCGTCATGAAAGACGAGGTCGAGTACTTCAGGGAAGTGGGTCTGCAACAGCAGATCACCGTCACGTATGTGCTGGCGGGCCAGTCCGATGACGGCAGCCGCTTCCTCTTGCGCCACGAGATCTTTCGCTCCGACGGCAAACTCAGCGCACGCGTCACGAGCGCGGGCGGGTGGCTGGATCTCAACGAACGCAAACTCATCGCGCCGCCGCCGGCATTGCTGGCCGCGATGAATTCGCTCGAGCGAACGGGCGATTTCGTCGTCATGCCTTCGAGCGTGAAGTCGCGCGGTTGA